GCGTGTCTCGATCGACCTCTTTGGTCATCGCCTATCTCATGTGGAGGGAGGGCCAGAGCTTTGAGGATGCGTTTCAATATGTGAAGGCTGCTAGAGGGGTGACAAACCCTAATATGGGGTTTGCTTGCCAACTTTTGCAGTGCCAGAAGCGGGTGCATGCTGTGCCTTCAAGCACGACTCCTATGCTGAGGATGTATCGGATGGCCCCACACTCGCCTTATGATCCTCTCCATCTTGTACCAAAGATGTTGAGCAATCCAAGTGCAGAGAGGCTCGATTCTCGTGGGGCGTTCATCGTGCACGTTCCTTCTTCCATATATATTTGGTTTGGGAAAGGTTGTAATATCGTTATGCTAAATAAAGCAAAGGAGGCTGCTGGTCAGGTTATCCGGTACGAAAGGGCACAGGGTCCAATTGTGAGCATTCAAGAAGGGGAAGAGCCTTTTGAGTTTTGGAATGCACTTGGCAATAGACAACTATTGTCAGATGAATATGAAAGTGTCAAAGAAGAAACTTTATTGGCCGAACATGATACGAGTAATACAAATCCCAGAATTGGTGAAAGAAAAGTCAGTGCTTATGATTCGGATTTTGAGATATTTCACAAAGCACTTGCTGGAGGAACCATTCCACCTTTTTCCGTGTCAAACGCTGGTTCAGAAACGTGCCTCCCTGCTAGAGAAAGAGGGTGGGATAGGCTTCGGCAGAAGTTTGCTAGTGGCGTAATGAAAGAGTTTGTCACAGCATCCAAGGTGAGATGTGATTCTTCTCCATTTAATGGTACAGCCACTGGGATGGCAAATGAAGGATCAGAAAACCATGATTCACTAAGTAATCCTTCTTCACCATTTAATGGTGCAGCCACTGGGATGGCAAATGAAGGATCAGAAAACCATGATTCACTAAGTAATCCTTCTTCACCATCAACCCCATCAACCTATCCATGTGGTTCACCAGATTCCTTTAGTTATTTCCTCAAAGGCAGCTCAGATATGACGAGGGATGACTTTAACGAGGAGGTCGAAAGTGTCACTTGCACTGATCCTTTTTCGTCACCAGTCCCAACACCTTGCGGTTCGCCAGATTCTTTCTCTTGTATTCCAGTCAACAGCCCCATCATCAGCGCTAAGTCCCCTGCGCTATCACCTTCAACCTCTGATTATGCTAGTTCATTTACCTTTTCACCCTCGTCCTCTAATTGGTCTGACTTGTCATACTTTTCTTCCCAGCAGCCTTCACCTTCCGGTTGGGAACAAACAGATACTTTTTCTGTTAAGCATGTTCCTTCgacaattttttcttgtttaccATATAAAGAGACTCCACCTTCACCTAGAGAAGTCTGTTCTGTGACTCAGGCCTCGAGGGCCACAAATGTTTCTTTGCCCTGTAAAGGGGCCTATCCATCATTAGCTGAGCGCAGAGGAAGTAATCCTCCTCCTAGAATGATGTTGGCCTCAGTAGATGAACGACCCTGTGTTCGCAGAAATTTGGTAAGGTCATGGTCATTTTCTTTAGATGACAGCCTTATGGAGGACAGCGAATGCAGTCAAGCAGATACTGAAGGCTGTGAAGTATATACAGAAGTGCTAATGTCAGATGCTGACTCCACGAAGGCTGGCATGGAGTTGGAAAATGAAGTCGAAGCGATGGTTGACAGCAAATTCCCCTGCataggtctctctctctctctctctctctctctctctctcacgtgtgcCTGTGTGAGTGTGTATCTTGCCATGTTATCCATGACTTGAATTGAATTAAGTTAGGGAGGGATCTTTATATGATTGACATATTTGTGGGTCGCCCAATATCTTAGCTTACACTAATGATGAGAAATTAAATGCTTAGGTTTTCTGGCCTCACCTTGCATGACCATGCAAGAATTAGGATCATGAACTGGTGTCTTTAATGGTTGGTTGCTTTGGTTTAAGAGATAAATGCAGTAGTGTGATACTGCATCTTTCAGAATGATTCATGATGGGAGACTAGTTTTGGGTCTTGAGTTGTCACTAACTGGAAATGAATCGAGAGGATAGTTCAGCCAGCTTAGTTGCTAACTTGTTATGGTCAAGGATCGCAAGATGGATTTGGAATATTTCATTTCATGTGTTCATATGCTTCGTTCAAAGATGAACGAGGTGGCCTGCTTACGTTTACAAATTAGTTTTCCCAATTGATGGATATGCTATCGTGATGATTTTGAGGCAGAATTGGGGCGAATGTTGTCTGGTATTGAAGCAAGGCAGGATATTGGGGCATATAATCCAACTATTTAATGTTGAGTATGACAGCAATTAAATCGCATCTAAAGAAAGTGGGGATTTGTGTTGCTTCTTTTCAGACAGATTTATGTCTGTTGCGTTGGGACGGATATCAGTCGGTAGCCATTAGGATGAAAATTCTCTTTAATTGAGTATTTAGCAGGGTACAGCAAAGGTAAGTTGGGGCGCAGGAAAAATTATTCCTTGTCTGGGACATTAATTTGAGAATACCGAGGGTTGGTTGAAGTCAAGAAACAATTCTGTGTTGTAACATGTAGACAAGATGCTGGACTTATTTCTCAGCATTTCGTTCTGGTACTTGTTTTAATTTGAGCTGACCAATGACTAACAGAAAAAATGGCAGTTTCATAATATGAGTACATTTTAAAGCCCAGAATTCCGCATTGTTACACTGAAATATGTGGTtgggcaagaaaagaaaacataccAATTAGTGGATGCAAAAGATGTTTATCTAGGCATTAATAGTATAATTAGTGGATCTTCGTCATTCTcaccccccttctctctctctctctctctctctctctctctctccacgtgCGTGGGTTTGGCTGGTATGTGCtggaattttgtgttgattggtAATGTTGCATAAGATGCCTGATCTTAACATTCAAAGAGATGATATTTGCAGAAGGTACGAGGATTTAAGGTGGAGCAGTTAGTGATGTTCTGCAGTCGCACGGTGGGAAACATCCTTACGTTCAAATGGATTTTGCCCAAATGCTGAAAGACTGGAGATGTCAGAGTTTACATTACATAATGCACTTACAGATGGTAAGAAAAGAACCTGATATCTTTTATGAGCAGAACGGATCTCGCGACCAAGATTCACGTATTCATGACCATCGCGGACTCGGTTGTGCCATTGCCTACATGTAATGAAACTAATGTTTCAAGACTTGAGGGCATATTTTGGCATCCCAGGCAGTGCAAGTGATGCTGCTTGTGCGATGATTTGGGAGGAACGGAAGCTGTTAATATATGAAGTCATGTATAGAAAACAACCCTGCTGCAATACTTATAATTAGTAGAGGTAAATAGTGTCATGTAACTGAGCAATTGGGGATGAATGGGATATGTCTAGAATGAAATAAGGTATTTGAGagcacttttctttttataattcaCGTGTATCAAGGTTCACTGAGTATCCTGCGCCGAAAGTGCTGCCATTTCTTCTAGTTGACCTTCGGGTCATGTTGCAAGTGCGTTGGACTGGTGTTTTGGTATGAACCGGGAAATGCTTTATTGCTCCCGCCAGAGTTAACAGAGGATGGTTTTTCCAAGCTGGGTATCAAGGGGATCGCACCAGCCAGTGCTTTTTGATGGCCTATTTAACGAAGTTACGTCTGTCCATGTTTTGGATTTGAACAGCGCATCTGGCGCAATGGATATGCAGTCTGCATTGGATGTTATTTGCGTTTTGCTCGTAAGGAAATCATGTTATAGCCAAAACTAGAGCtattaaacgggtgggtcgggtcgggtcattaatggtccgacccaaattgacccatccCATTTACACCTAATATAAATTTttcgacccatacccaacccgtatccccttccctttctctctctattcaaTGGCTTCCTCTTCTTCGCAACCCCTCCTCCGCTACCTCCTTGCGgcggccctcctcctcctcctcctcttagCTCTCGCCACCGACGTTGTTGGCTACTCCTCCCAGAAGCTCACTAACAGCACCTCAACTCCACCTGCCTTGACCTCACCACCTCTCCGCCTCCCTCCACTTCTCCTACAACCCCGCCAACTCCTCTACCGCCATCGCCTTCGTCACCGCCCCACCCAAGGGCGAGGATGACTGGGTCTCCTGGGCCCTCaaccccaccaccaccagcatGTTTAGCGTCTAGGCCCTCATTGCCTTTCGCGACATTGGCGTCATGACCGTGAAGACCTACAACATCATGTCCACCGCAGTCAAGGAGTCGCCGATCTCGTTCGAGACATGAGACTGGGCCGCTAGTACAACTCAGCCGATGGCACGATGAGGATCTACGCGAAGATCAAGGTGCCCGTTGGCAACCCAGTGTAGTTGAACCAAGTGTGGCAGGTGGGGTCAAGCGTGACAAACAACATGCTGGCCTCTCACACGACAATGGACGGGACAAGGCGATGATGGGCGGTGACAAGCGGCGATGGGCGGTGACGAGCAGCGATGAGGCGACGATAGGCGACAACAAGCGGCAATAGGCGATGGAGGTGGTGGCGAATCAAATTCATGGAAGCGGATAGGGGTAGGGTAGACTAGATCATGGGTAATAGGTTggtaaatgggtcttaaatgagtACAGAgtagacccatttaagacccatatattttagtctttttatttttaaaactcaTCATGGGTGCCTTGAGAAATAAGACATAACCCATTAACAATCCATTTAAGCAAatatgggtccataaatgggttgcatACCCGTTTTAACACTTCTAACCAAAACTAACGatataatcaaatatttcttgagagagagagagagagagagagcgaggggtTTGGGCAAAAGCGAaggtgtttggttcaatttttttagcattttggagatatgcaattgcatctccaatgGGGTTGAAAGGCCTTTGGGGGAATGGAGGGGTAGAAGTGcattgggaagttgcattttcaaaatgcaatttctgGTACTGTTCATCTCTTCGATGGAGAAGCCAATCAGAGGCCAACAACTACCGGCCAAGGGGTCCACGTGCCGGTGACGCGCCAGCTACCGCCGGCCAAGGTTCGCTCAACCTCAGCGACCATCGCCAGACCTTAGGCGACacctaggtcgcgcgacccaagcaGCCAAATTTGATCATCCGTCCAAAGGGGCGGacttcaaaagagaaaatagaaatttgttttttttttaatttaataaaagtcatttataaatgcaaattttactaaacaaTATTTATATTTCGAAAAATCcccttcacccaaaggtatttgcattttaaCAAATgtattccccaaaagccgaaccaaacgggccctaagtATTAGAATTATACGTTATGCCATCCTCGTCAAATGGAAACCGGATTTGTCAGTACTATTTTGTTCTACTCATAGGATAGAAACCTGCCATGGAACATTTTGAAGAAAAGCAGACGCAAAAGCAAAAGCCAAACCCTAGTGAGTAGAGTAATGCAGCACTTACATGACAACTAGACAGCCGGGAAGCAATTGATTTGAGATTTGGAGACAGATTATCTACAACTCGATGTGCCCTGAGAATTAGGAACAAGAAAAGCTTCTGTTTTGGAATCTCCACAATTTCAATGAACTCCTCCATGTCTCATGTGAAAAATACTGCAGCAATTCTGCTTGTGAAGATGCATTTCTTGCTTCCACTCCTTCGTTGTCACATCAAAGCCGAGCCTACCTGAGCATCAATGACTCGAAGGCTGCCTAAATTTTTGGAAGTTGGTCAACATAGCCCTAAGGCATATCAATAAACACGAAAAATTATTTGGTTGCTGCCACCGCTCATCATGGCTGGAGTCATTACATGTCCCCCCGTTTGCTTCCAATGCTGTGTAACCGATGGCAAATTCATCTCAGTCCATACAAATCCTCACATCGTCAAGAAACTCCAGCTTATGAATGGTCCACAAATAACCATGACAACAAGACATATGCGTATCAAGCAACAAATCCAACAATCcatcaaatgaaaatttcattgCTGACATTATTGTAACAAAAATGTTCTTTCATAGAATCCTTTAATTGAAGAGATCTACATATCGCGAAGCTGAGAAAATTGAGTCCTCACGTATGGTAACAAACTGCTGCATAACACTCCTATAGACCCCTGCAATAATACAATCAGCAACATTTAGTGAGCACCTTAAAATGCAAAATGAGATTGGCAAACATGTGAAGACAATGGGGACAAACAAATCAGACAGACGAGAAAAAGCCTTTATTGAGAGGGTGGTAGAAACAAAGAGACACCACAACATAAATTACagattgaaaagaaattgaatacTGGAAAAAACAATCCTCAGCTTGGACAGCACAGTCCTTTCTCCAATCCTTTCGATGGCAGTGTCATCCTAGGCTTATAATCTGACTGAGCGGGACCATTGTAGAAGAACATGCACAATAGATCCTTTTGATGGATTGAATGTTTGCTCAAGTGACTAAAGACAAGAAGCTGCTCATTTGTTCGACTTAATTCATAGCAAATTAACCACCTTCAGCCCTTTCAAAATCTCACAATTGATGTACTAAGTGATAACTTGATGTCCAATGAATAGTTTTGGCAGGGTGCCCAAAAACCGCGCATAACAGCACTTGCCATTAAGGCAGCAGCCAACTCAACTATCAGATAGACACTGGTATGAGATACACATATCAAACTGGGGAAATTGTGAACTGCGGAAGGCATAATCCAGGTATCTACTTCCAGTCAGCTACATATGACCAACACCACCACCTTACATTACCACACCgtaaactttttaaaaagatttaagtTGTTCCTTCATTAAGCCTAGTGAAATAATTTCCACTAGCAAGCAAGCAATGAATTTTGCGATTACATAGGATCCATTGACGAgctcaaacttgaaaattcaCAAGAAAGGTAAATCAGAGCCTTTGTCAAGCTGTGAATTGGGTGAGATTAAAGGCCGGTGAAGCAACCAAGTGATTGCTCATCGGTTTTATGCTCTCAATCAAGCACTTCCTCTCTCTATATGTATATTTTCTCCGGCAGTCATTTCACCAGCGAGCCAAAAGCCCAATCAGCTCGGACTTGTACAACCAAATCCGCAGTATCACTTCAGGTACCGTTGACAGAAAACAACGCATCGGTGCATAAGCATTGCAACAGCATCCGAAGCTTAAGATCGATTAAAGTTATTCACATTAATCCCCCTAAGCACTCATTGGCGAAAGCATCGCAAACGAACAATTTCAATCTCTCCATCTTTCCCCGTCCAACAAAGCTATCCGATTCAAACGGAACCGAGCAAACATCGCACATCGAGCACGTCATCGATCGCcacaaaaaagataaagaaaagaaaaagaggaaatttcaCCTGACTTTCTTGATGAGGATGGCCTTGAGCTTGCGAGCGAGGTCCTGGGACCGGATCTTGCGCTCGAGGAGCTTGCGGGCCAGGACGCGCTTCTCGGAGTTCTTGAGGTGGTGCGTCTGCTCGCGCTTGATCAGGCGCTCGATCCCGCTCGACTGCATCGTCCGCTGCATGAAGCCGAGGGCCTGCTCGAGGTTGCCATTCAGGACCTTCACTCGGATCCCCCGCGACTGCTGGTGGTTAAggtggccgccgccgccgccgccgccgcaggaAGCCCAGCTCGGCCGCTGCAGGATGGAGGACGCTCGTCGCGCGAGGTGGTTCATTTCGCCTAGGGTTTTTGCCTCTTTCCGGCGTCCCCCATGCGACTCCAATTTTTGGGTGAAATTCTCGGGGACGGCGGTGAAGCGGCGCGCGCGCGTGACTACAGTGAAGAGGTGACGCGCGTGGGTCTGAGAGCAATCCTCGCTTCGATCTCGTCATCGCATTCGACATCACGTATTCGTAAAGAGCGTAAGAAAAACAGTGAAGTCAGCCAAGAAAATCTTTGGAGGAATTATGCAAAATCCGGTGAATTTAGCGAGttcatttcgtgaaaaatgaataattaaaaaatatttttgtaaataatgatcgtttttatcatttataaaaaataaaaatatacccatgtttttcttttgctggaGTATAGTAACTTTTGACATACATTAAATCTAATTATTAAAACGAGCTTACTAAAGTTATCAGAAGAAATACCCACTATCgatcatgattttttatgaCCTACTTAAAGAGTTATTAAACACtgaccaaaatttttttttattaaattcaaacaaaaaagaaaaaaaaaagcatattatTAGCTATACAgtataaagtaaaataaaagtaatgaaAGTAAAGATTTGAATGGTGTATTCTATTCTCAATTTAGAGCAGcacaaataaatttagaaaataagatAGTCAATATTTACCAAATAAAAGCCATATTTCCTCTATTTAGGTCTTTATTCTTTAGGCCTTACTTGCAGGCGAACACCAAGCCTTTTT
Above is a window of Eucalyptus grandis isolate ANBG69807.140 chromosome 9, ASM1654582v1, whole genome shotgun sequence DNA encoding:
- the LOC104433487 gene encoding protein-tyrosine-phosphatase MKP1 isoform X1 codes for the protein MLGEEDRDRPAGATPRKTYLRSVSWNDRSPFKPNPRPQLINKARACLPPLQPLSINRQNVEEWPRAGSDDLGVWPHPQTPRGPTTKQLDNSSTETPAMEFQFKRDKLAFFNKECSRIADHIYLGSDAVAQNRELLRQNGITHVLNCVGFVSPEYFKRDLVYKTLWLQDSPSEDITSILYDVFDYFEDVREQGGRVLVHCCQGVSRSTSLVIAYLMWREGQSFEDAFQYVKAARGVTNPNMGFACQLLQCQKRVHAVPSSTTPMLRMYRMAPHSPYDPLHLVPKMLSNPSAERLDSRGAFIVHVPSSIYIWFGKGCNIVMLNKAKEAAGQVIRYERAQGPIVSIQEGEEPFEFWNALGNRQLLSDEYESVKEETLLAEHDTSNTNPRIGERKVSAYDSDFEIFHKALAGGTIPPFSVSNAGSETCLPARERGWDRLRQKFASGVMKEFVTASKVRCDSSPFNGTATGMANEGSENHDSLSNPSSPFNGAATGMANEGSENHDSLSNPSSPSTPSTYPCGSPDSFSYFLKGSSDMTRDDFNEEVESVTCTDPFSSPVPTPCGSPDSFSCIPVNSPIISAKSPALSPSTSDYASSFTFSPSSSNWSDLSYFSSQQPSPSGWEQTDTFSVKHVPSTIFSCLPYKETPPSPREVCSVTQASRATNVSLPCKGAYPSLAERRGSNPPPRMMLASVDERPCVRRNLVRSWSFSLDDSLMEDSECSQADTEGCEVYTEVLMSDADSTKAGMELENEVEAMVDSKFPCIEGTRI
- the LOC104433488 gene encoding uncharacterized protein LOC104433488 — translated: MNHLARRASSILQRPSWASCGGGGGGGHLNHQQSRGIRVKVLNGNLEQALGFMQRTMQSSGIERLIKREQTHHLKNSEKRVLARKLLERKIRSQDLARKLKAILIKKVRGL
- the LOC104433487 gene encoding protein-tyrosine-phosphatase MKP1 isoform X2; the protein is MLGEEDRDRPAGATPRKTYLRSVSWNDRSPFKPNPRPQLINKARACLPPLQPLSINRQNVEEWPRAGSDDLGVWPHPQTPRGPTTKQLDNSSTETPAMEFQFKRDKLAFFNKECSRIADHIYLGSDAVAQNRELLRQNGITHVLNCVGFVSPEYFKRDLVYKTLWLQDSPSEDITSILYDVFDYFEDVREQGGRVLVHCCQGVSRSTSLVIAYLMWREGQSFEDAFQYVKAARGVTNPNMGFACQLLQCQKRVHAVPSSTTPMLRMYRMAPHSPYDPLHLVPKMLSNPSAERLDSRGAFIVHVPSSIYIWFGKGCNIVMLNKAKEAAGQVIRYERAQGPIVSIQEGEEPFEFWNALGNRQLLSDEYESVKEETLLAEHDTSNTNPRIGERKVSAYDSDFEIFHKALAGGTIPPFSVSNAGSETCLPARERGWDRLRQKFASGVMKEFVTASKVRCDSSPFNGTATGMANEGSENHDSLSNPSSPSTPSTYPCGSPDSFSYFLKGSSDMTRDDFNEEVESVTCTDPFSSPVPTPCGSPDSFSCIPVNSPIISAKSPALSPSTSDYASSFTFSPSSSNWSDLSYFSSQQPSPSGWEQTDTFSVKHVPSTIFSCLPYKETPPSPREVCSVTQASRATNVSLPCKGAYPSLAERRGSNPPPRMMLASVDERPCVRRNLVRSWSFSLDDSLMEDSECSQADTEGCEVYTEVLMSDADSTKAGMELENEVEAMVDSKFPCIEGTRI